The Eublepharis macularius isolate TG4126 chromosome 7, MPM_Emac_v1.0, whole genome shotgun sequence sequence CTCTTctcttgaagagcaagattcaagtccagtggcaccttaaagaccaacaagattttgaagGTATAAGCtgttgagaatcaaagctcccttcatcagactgtattaaggtgctactggacatgagcatggctacctacctgaaactatccccTTCTGAAGAAGTCCTTCCTCATCTCCCAATAGAGTTCATCTTCTCTGAGACCCGAGGAGTGCATGTCTATGCAGCATGCCTAGCTGTGCTGAGAGATAGCAGTTCAGTGGGAGAAGGCTTGACCAACTAATGCCTAGAATGTGAGTGCAAATTAAACAGGCTGACACctcgttgttgttgtttaaatgcAAAGAATAACATTCACATTTGGTCAATTCTGCTGAAAAACCCAGTGTATGCTGCTTATTCAATGTGAATGCAAATAGGCCTACTGCAAGGAAATGCGCAAACAATTTAGTACTTACAGCTAAACTCTATGCACATTTATTGAGTCCTACTATGCTCAATGGCACTTATTTATAAGAGTGTTGAGAACAGCCGTATTGGTTTCTCCCCATCCCAGATGTTAGCTGAAGGGGTGTGTactagaaaaaaaaaatcagttgcttTGGTTCAGTAATATTGaactagagaaaaaaaatcaatattcccCAAATAGCGAATTCATTATTCTGTTTGCAGAGCAAATTCAGTGAAATTTAGCCGTTGTTTTTTATGGGAAACTGAATTTGATGCTACCGGTGgcctgcggggggtggggggggagtcaTTTTTGGAcagaatttcaccaaattttcaggggacctactccaaACTGTCCTCTAAGTACCCCCACAAAGAAGATGCCCTCAACCAactccaaaagagtccagtagcacctttaagactaaccaattttattatagcataagctttcgagaatcaagttctcttcatcagatgcctgatgttttgatcaggcatctgatgaagagaacttgattctcgaaagcttatgctataataaaattggttagtcttaaaggtgctactggactctttttgattttgctactacagactaacacggctaactcctctggatctatcaaccAACTCCAAACTCCATTATTCTCCAATTCTCCATTGTACTGTAGATGCTTCCTGCCTCTGTGTCAATAATTACATTGCAGATACACAAATGTGGTTGGGAACtcaagcttgggaaattcctggaaatttgaaggAAGAAATTTGCAGGCATTTGGGCTTGTGGAAGGCAACCTATCGCTGGTGCTATCATTCCCCACCTCCAAAAAGGAGAAGGTGAAGCTCCCTCTCCATAAGTAACAGAGTggattccccctctccccaaacagAGTACAGTTATATTTTCCACGTGTTGAAGCTGCAAACCATGTGGCCCTCTTTGtgctgcaagggggggggcagtttaCTTTTTCTTGTTTTGTTGTATCCCCCCCTTCTCATTTGGGGAACTGCCTTGCCTGCCCCACCTCACCCACCTCCTCAATGCTGGCAACCTGTTCAGGTTCCTACTTGGGAAAAAGCAGAcagcttctctctttctctctctcagtgggaagcagctgcaaaaaagaatgGCGGGGGCACAGAATGGGGATGAGGGATCCCTTCTCCCATCCtcctccccactcacctggccagtgggagagaAACGCAAGGGAATAGGCCACCCCAGgggcactcccatgctttgcagtggcccGATCTCCTGATTTCAGGGGATATATATGTTTTCTCCTGCTTCATATTGTTATAAGGAGGTGAGCTAAATAGCCATGATTATCAGACTGGCTAAGCCATAACTCGGGATGGCAGGGATAGCGGGGATGAACTGAAAAGCACCCTGGGACATCACGCAATGATCATTCATTCTACAGTAGGGTGAGTTAGCACGGTCCCTCTGGTTGGACCGGAAACAAcgtgttaaaattaaagcaaaagagttttggggtaaacattaggaagaacttcctgacagttagagcagtccctcagtggaacaggcttcctcaggaggtggtgggctctccttctttggagggttTTAAGCAAAGgcaagatggccatctgacaacaataTTGATTCTATAAACCCAGGCTGCTCATGAGAAGAATTGCAGGagggattacatcagtgcttagttctcatggccccttattacatgcccagggtaaggctgatcaccacttgggggtcaggaggcaattttccccaggccagttcagctagggatccttatggtgttttgccatcttctgggcatggagcaggggtcaccagggtgtgtgtgtgtgtgggggggggggtagttgtgaatttcctgcattgtgcaaggggttggactagatgaccctggaggtcccatcCAGTCatttgattctgtgattctatgagttGGGAGGGAGCACTAGCCACACCTTTGTTGTCTGTGTGGCATATTGTGTGAGGAGAATGAGGCTCAGTGCTTGTTTGCACTGTCTTCTGGGTAGGTGAGGAGAAACGTAGCCAGCATCACTCACTGGCTGCCTTTGGAGTTAGGGTCACGTTGCTCTCATGGTGGCAGCTATGGGCTTCCTGGTTCACACTACCCTTAAATATTGATACAACATATGATGAAGAGCAGCCACTATAATAAGGAAGTGAAATCCACCCTTTTAATTTACACTATATGAATGTGGAGGTTTCCAAAAAAAATAACAGACTAACTTCTTATCACTTGTACATCATGTACATCTTGTTGCAGGAACATTGCTAGTCTGGCTCACCCAATACATGTTTTGTAGGTAATTCTTGGAGTTGTGCCTTACTGTTAGAAAGATATGTCTTGTTTTCCCCTCGGGAAATTCTtttggacacatgaagctgccttatactgatttAGATTGTTGGTCCATACCTGAAAAGATTTAGCAACAAATCACCAGTCAGTCCccgagcatttagaaaagatagTTGTGGTTACTAAGGGCCAGCATGAGTtcttcaagaacaagtcatgtcagaccaATCTTAGCTCCTTTTTGGAGAGAGTTACCACTTCAGTGGATTAGAGAAATGCTGCGGACATAGTTTATCTTAATTTCAGTAAGGCTCTTGATAAAGTTcgacatgatattcttgttgacaaattGGCAAAATGTAGCttggatcctactactgttaggtggatttgtaactagtTGATAGATTGCACCCCAAGAGTACTTGTAAATGGTTTTTCATTCTCCtggagaggagtgacaaatgGAGCGCCTTAGGTCTCTGTCCGGGGCCTTGTGTTATTCAACATCTTTGTAAATGACTTGGAATAAGGAAAAGAGAGGGTgcacattaaatttgcagatgatactaaattgggaggggtagtaaATATTGTAGAAGATAGGATCTAGATTCAAGTTGATCTTGACTGGCTGGAATGTTAGagattatggtattttatatatttagtttagtaatttagcagagtaacatatagcagagtaatttagtcagaagtgtttaaacccttacaaacgtgcattaattaatcctcagacaaaattcatagaaagatagaacctacagtttattgtagcagatttctccatagcaatatcttctggtaataacaagggaaagatcctatctaaagagttacattctctaggctaataccacggcctgaaactagacagcgaggttgtaggtgcaggtttgtggacaaagagaagggctccatgaggagcatggtggctttacatcttttctcttggaagagcatgagggaaggtgtgaaatctcccaagaggcatagaggcaagagaggaggagtcagtaggcgttcccaccttagacaagagagtggcagattgctagacttatacattacattcaaagagacatgcagcggtccccagtgtccaaaggcaggctgagtcgcctattccaacatggaaaactaggctaaaactaacaaaatgaatggtGTATAAAGTGTGCTACTTTTTTGCACCTAGGAGTAGGTTAAGAAGGTTTAGGAAGACATTAActgtctctgagcatctacagagtgaaattctagaATTTTGCAGAACatcttctttctcctctctctgaATTTCTGCTTTGATGGAATtttttagaaactgactccaaatttctaaaaagaggaaagaaaagagatTATTGGATTTCAGGGGGAAAGTGGGTATAGCGGACGTAAGAACATTTCTCTTAACGGCCCTAGTGGCTTATAGAAACTGATTGCtgagtcccaggtttaatccctggtATATCTAGTTAAAAGGAATACAAGGTAGGCCATgagaaaaacctctgcctgagatcctggagagctgcagccagtttGAATAGTCAGTACGGAccttagaaacatagagctgcaAAGGACATcaagggacatctagtccaatcccctgcacagtgcaacaaatccacagctacctccccccttACTTCACCCAATGACTCCTGCTCTGTGaccagaggaagggggaaatacCTTCATAATACACAGCCAATATGGTCTGGAAGAAAACTCTTTCTTGACTCCAAAGTGGTGACTGGCATTACCTTGAGCATGTAAgtaagggccacgagagcctagcactggTCCATGGCTTCGTATAATCTATCTCCTgatctgcatacattcatatCAAATCATACAATCAggattgctgtcaggtggccatctagtctcttcaTAAATATCTCCCAAGGAAGGagggagcctgttccactgagggactactctgtcaggaagttcttcctgatgttattCTAGCTGTGCAGAGAGAGACTTAGTTCGTGGTCTGTAAAATCACcccctctttgttcagtctgcttgAACCACTGCTGAGTTCCTTtccaataatgataataatattagatacttcccttcagaacaacttaactcccactcagagcagtttgcaaagtatgttattattatccccacaacaacaaacaccctgtgagttgagtggggctgatagagctgtgactgattcaaggtcacctagctggcttcaagtggaggagtggggaatcaaacccgggtctccagattagagtcctgtgctctaaaccactataccaaacaggCTCAACCAAGGGACAACTGACAATTTGGGTATTTTGGTTATTGGTTATTGAAGACGGGTGCTAATAGGATATCAGGTGGAGTTATTCTGCTGATTGAGAATTTGATTTGGTTATTGTACTGTACAGGACACATGACTACATGTATGAAGGCagtttatattgaatcagaccatttgttTAATTAAGTTACTATTGTCTACACAGACTGGTAGCCACTCTCTTGCTCTCACATTGTGGCATAGGTCTCCAACTTTGAGCACTTTCCTATCACCTACTACCCGatctttaaatggagatgccaaggattgaacttgggacctattgcatgcaaagcagatggtctAACATCAAGATATTATCTTAATGTTGGTTTATCATGGCCTTTGTGTGAGAGATCCCTATGAATTACAGGATAAGTCCTTGATTGGCATGTAttgaagagggaagggggctaagcagggatgtgatgccatcgaGAGCATCCCCCCCAAGTTGTAATTTTCTACATGGGAAATGATCTCTCTCGTTTGGAGATCAGTTCCAATTTTGGAAGAACTTCAAGTCCTTCAAGCAAGCAAGAAGCATTTGGCTACTCTGAAGGAATAGCTGTCTGAGCTGTGGTACCTTTTTCCTCTCTATACTCTTTCTCCTCCTTGAAAGCCCTTTGGAGTATGACCTTCAGGTTCTCTCTTCTTTGAGCCCCCTTCTTTCTCCCAACCATGTAATAGATCATGGGGTTGACACAGCTGTTTAGAAAGGCACATAAGCAGCAAAAGGGTGCTATAAAGTGATATTTAAAATTAGAAAAATAATTGACTGTGCGAATAGCACTCAATGGGAATGCGAAGATTAGGAAAAAAAGGAGATTATATAAGATGATGGTTAAAAGCCTTCCCTTCTGAGGCTGTTGTAATTTACAAAATACTTTAAACCACAGAATTGCAATGGAGACAGTGACAAGAGGGAGGCAAAGAAATGAACTCACAATGAACG is a genomic window containing:
- the LOC129333988 gene encoding proto-oncogene Mas-like, giving the protein MYVTSQLLLTAISIDRCVSILFPIWYRCHRTTHWSTMVCALIWALTCLPTATPFCCLCAFLNSCVNPMIYYMVGRKKGAQRRENLKVILQRAFKEEKEYREEKGTTAQTAIPSE